The following nucleotide sequence is from Saccharothrix texasensis.
CGCGTCGTCCAGGTCGGCGACAACACCGCGGCCACCACGGTGCACCCGGTCTCCGGCGTGTCCGGCCGCTACGCCCGCCTGGACGTGAGCACCCCCACCAACGGAGCCGACGCCGCCGCGCGCGTCTACGAGCTCCGGGTGTTCGGCTGATCCCGGACGACACGACCTCGCGCGGCGGACCGCGACGCGGGCTCGCCCCACGGGTCCGACCAGGCCGCTCGTGAGAGCCGGTCCGAGGTCGTCCGCGGCTTCGGACCGGTCCACCAGACTTCCCCGCCCTCCCGAAGGAGCCCGATGCACCGACTCGTCGCCCCCGTGGCGGCCGTGCTGGCCGTGCTCGGCGGCCTCGCCGCCACCGCGCCCGCCTCGGCCGCCGTCGTGCCGAAGACGCCGCCGCTGTCCACGCCGTGGACCGGCCAGGTGTCCACCACCAACCCCCTGCCCGAGTACCCGCGCCCGCAGATGACCCGACCCGACTGGCAGTCGCTCAACGGCGAGTGGCAGTTCCTCAACCCGGCCACCGACGGCGCGGGCAACGTCAACAGGTACGCGGCGCCCCCGCTCGGCCAGACCCTGCCCGAGCGCGTCCTGGTGCCCTACCCGGTCGAGTCGGCGCTCTCGGGCATCATGCGCAACGACAACCGCGACCTGATGTTCTACCGCCGCACGTTCACCGTCCCGCAGAACTGGAGCGGCCGGCGGGTGCAGCTGCACTTCGGCGCGGTCGACTACGAGGCCACGGTCTGGGTCAACGGCGTCCAGGTCACCACGCACAAGGGCGGCTACGACCGGTTCGAGGTCGACGTGACGGCGCAGCTCAACGGCGGCACGAACGAGATCGTCGTGCGCGTCTACGACCCGACCGACGGTCGCGGCGAGAAGCAGCCGGTCGGCAAGCAGACCAACAACCCCAGCGGCATCTTCTACACGCCGTCCTCCGGCATCTGGCAGACCGTCTGGCTGGAGCCGACACCGGTCTCGTCGGTGTTCTCCGTCGACGTCCACCCGAACCTGGCGAACAACACCGCCCGGGTCCGCGTCTTCACCCGCGGCGACGTCACCGGGCACACCGTGCTGGCCGAGGCGATGGCCGGGTCGGGCGTCGTGGGCAGCGCCACCGGCGGCTTCACCGAGTTCTCGGTGCCGGTCCCCAACGCCCGGCGGTGGTCGCCCGACGACCCCTACCTGTACGACCTGCGCGTCTCGCTGCGCAACGGCGCGGGCACGACCGTCGACCAGGTCGTGGGCTACTTCGGGATGCGCGAGGTCGGCAAGAAGGTGGTCAACGGCGTCCTGCGGCCGACCCTCAACGGCGAGTTCGTGTTCCAGGTCGGCACGCTCGACCAGGGCTTCTGGCCCGACGGGCTGTACACCGCGCCCACCGACGCCGCCCTGGCCTCCGACCTGCAGAAGCACAAGGACCTGGGCTTCAACATGGTCCGCAAGCACATCAAGGTCGAACCGGCCCGCTGGTACTACCACGCGGACCGGCTGGGCCTGCTGGTGTGGCAGGACATCCCGTCCACGCAGGCGTTCGACGCCAACCGCACCCCGGCGCAGGTCGCCCAGTTCGAGACCGAGGCCCGGGAGATCGTCGACGAGCACCGGTTCTCGCCGGCCGTGACCACCTACGTGCCGTTCAACGAGGGCTGGGGCGAGTGGAGCCTCACCGAGACCCAACGCGTCACCACCAGCCTGAAGAACTACGACCCGACCCGGCTGGTGAACGCGCACAGCGGCTACAACTGCTGCGCCTCCAAGGGCGACCCTGGCACCGGCGACATGATCGACTGGCACGTCTACACCGGACCGGACGCGCCGCGACCGTCGGCGACCCGGGTGTCGGTGCTCGGCGAGTTCGGCGGGATCGGGCTGCGCAACCCGGGCCACGAGCACAGCCCGAACGGCCAGTACTTCGCCTACGAGCAGGTGACGAGCAACGCCCAGCTCGACGACCGCTACACCGGCATGGTGCGCGACGTGCAGCAGCTGATGGCCACCAAGGGCGTCTCGGCGTACGTCTACACGGAGATCACCGACGTGGAGGGCGAGTACAACGGCCTGCTCACCTACGACCGGCGAGTGCAGAAGGTGGACACCAACCAGGTCCGCGCCGCGCACACCGGGCTGATCAACGCCTCGCGCAACCTCAACTCCCCGGTCGCCCTCACCCTCGGGCACGTCCGGTCGTTCCGGGTGACCACGCCCGGCTACACCGACCGGTACTTGCGGCACTCGAACTCCGTCGCGCGCACGGACGTGATCAGCTCGGCGAGCGCGGACGGCGCGCGGCAGGACGGCTCGTTCCGGACCGTGGCCGGGCTCGCCGACGCGCGCTGTCACTCGTTCGAGTCGGTCACCCTGCCGGGCCGCTACCTGCGGCACGCCGACAGCCGCGTGCGGCTGGACGCGAACACCGGCGGCACGTTCGCCGCGGACGCCACGTGGTGCGCGCGGCCCGGCCTGGCGGCGGGCGGCACGTCGTTCGAGTCGCTGAACTTCCCGGGGTCCTACCTGCGCCACTACGCCGAGAACGCGTACCTGGCCCGCAGCGGCGGTCCGAACGCCTGGGACACCGCGACCGGCTTCGCCGCCGACGCCACCTGGAACGCGGCCGACCCGGCGCTGTGGCGCAGTTCCGTGCTGCTGGCCACGAACGTGCGCCAGTCGCTGCGGGTCACGACGTGGGGCCACACCGGGAAGTACCTGCGGCACGCCGACAGCCTGGCCCACACCGAGGTCGTGACCAGCGGCAGCAGCGCGCTGCTCAAGGCCGACGCCACCTACACCGTCCGGCGCGGCCTGGCCGACTCGTCCTGCTACTCGTTCGAGTCGGTCAACTTCCCGGGCCAGTTCCTGCGGCACGCCGACAGCCGGGTGCGCATCTCGCCGGCCGACGGCTCGGCGCTCTTCACCGCCGACGCCACGTTCTGCGCCCGGCCGGGCGTGGGCGGCGCCGGCGTGACGTTCGAGTCGATCAACAAGCCGGGGTGGTTCCTGCGGCACCACGAGTCGCAGGTCCACATCGCGGCCGGGGACGACGCGGGCTTCAACCGACCGCAGACCCTCACCGCCGACAGCAGTTGGGCGGTGGCCGCCCCCTGGGCGCCGTGAGCCGGGGACCGGCCGTGGTGGCGTCACCACGGCCGGTCCGCACCACGGCCGGTCCGCCCGACGGGGGAGACGCGTCGTACGCTCGCGGGTCGACGGGCGCGAACGGGGGACGGGATGGGACCGACGCTGCACCTCGTGGTCGGGCTGCCGGCCACCGGGAAGACCACCGCCGCCCGGCGCATCGAGGTCGAGCGCGACGCGCTTCGCCTGACCAAGGACGAATGGGTGAAGGCCCTCTACGGGCCCGACAACCCGCCGGCGGCCTCCGAC
It contains:
- a CDS encoding AbfB domain-containing protein → MHRLVAPVAAVLAVLGGLAATAPASAAVVPKTPPLSTPWTGQVSTTNPLPEYPRPQMTRPDWQSLNGEWQFLNPATDGAGNVNRYAAPPLGQTLPERVLVPYPVESALSGIMRNDNRDLMFYRRTFTVPQNWSGRRVQLHFGAVDYEATVWVNGVQVTTHKGGYDRFEVDVTAQLNGGTNEIVVRVYDPTDGRGEKQPVGKQTNNPSGIFYTPSSGIWQTVWLEPTPVSSVFSVDVHPNLANNTARVRVFTRGDVTGHTVLAEAMAGSGVVGSATGGFTEFSVPVPNARRWSPDDPYLYDLRVSLRNGAGTTVDQVVGYFGMREVGKKVVNGVLRPTLNGEFVFQVGTLDQGFWPDGLYTAPTDAALASDLQKHKDLGFNMVRKHIKVEPARWYYHADRLGLLVWQDIPSTQAFDANRTPAQVAQFETEAREIVDEHRFSPAVTTYVPFNEGWGEWSLTETQRVTTSLKNYDPTRLVNAHSGYNCCASKGDPGTGDMIDWHVYTGPDAPRPSATRVSVLGEFGGIGLRNPGHEHSPNGQYFAYEQVTSNAQLDDRYTGMVRDVQQLMATKGVSAYVYTEITDVEGEYNGLLTYDRRVQKVDTNQVRAAHTGLINASRNLNSPVALTLGHVRSFRVTTPGYTDRYLRHSNSVARTDVISSASADGARQDGSFRTVAGLADARCHSFESVTLPGRYLRHADSRVRLDANTGGTFAADATWCARPGLAAGGTSFESLNFPGSYLRHYAENAYLARSGGPNAWDTATGFAADATWNAADPALWRSSVLLATNVRQSLRVTTWGHTGKYLRHADSLAHTEVVTSGSSALLKADATYTVRRGLADSSCYSFESVNFPGQFLRHADSRVRISPADGSALFTADATFCARPGVGGAGVTFESINKPGWFLRHHESQVHIAAGDDAGFNRPQTLTADSSWAVAAPWAP